The Xiphias gladius isolate SHS-SW01 ecotype Sanya breed wild chromosome 9, ASM1685928v1, whole genome shotgun sequence genome window below encodes:
- the ptges3l gene encoding putative protein PTGES3L, which yields MNKPKIVRPEESQPAHSVWFDRKKYVTINFMVHKPKDVQVDIQPDKMILCCKNDTDDVFYNELHFYDKVQIHDSRERVYDRTINVLLRKVKPDYAWPRLQKDPAKPSWISVDFDNWRDWEHEEDEGKEEYDRYMDMMQEMATSNKGKTPDMGDLSDSD from the exons ATGAACAAGCCCAAAATTGTCAGACCAGAGGAGAG CCAGCCAGCACATTCAGTGTGGtttgacagaaagaaatatgTCACCATCAACTTCATGGTTCATAAACCTAAAGATGTCCAGGTTGATATCCAGCCAGACAAAATGATCTTATG CTGCAAAAATGACACAGATGATGTATTCTATAATGAGCTGCACTTCTACGACAAAGTCCAAATCCAT GACTCCAGGGAAAGAGTCTATGACCGCACCATCAATGTCTTGCTAAGGAAAGTGAAGCCCGATTATGCATGGCCTCGTCTACAGAAGGATCCCGCTAAg CCCAGTTGGATTTCTGTAGACTTCGATAACTGGAGAGACTGGGAGcatgaggaggatgagggaaaGGAGGAGTACGATAGATACATGGAT ATGATGCAAGAAATGGCTACCagtaataaaggaaaaacaccGGATATGGGTGATCTTAGTGAT TCTGACTGA